From Lolium perenne isolate Kyuss_39 chromosome 5, Kyuss_2.0, whole genome shotgun sequence, a single genomic window includes:
- the LOC127302372 gene encoding ADP-ribosylation factor GTPase-activating protein AGD3 has translation MHFARLDDSPMFRKQMQSIEEGAELLRERCLKFHKGCRKYTEGLGEAYDGDIAFASSLEAFGGGHNDPISVAFGGPVMTKFTIALREIGTYKEVLRSQVENMLNDKLLQFVDIDLHDVKDARKRFDKASLLYDQARERYLSLKKGTRADIATSVEDELHSARSSFEQARFNLVTTLSNIEAKKRFEFLEAVSGTMDAHLRYFKQGYELLHQMEPYINQVLAYAQQSRERSNYEQAALVERMQEFKRQIDRESRWSPNSMTDSPNGDGIQAIGRSSHKMIDAVMQSASKGKVQTIRQGYLSKRSSNLRGDWKRRFFVLDNRGMLYYYRKQNSRPSSGYSNQRSSTPTEHGSGLLSRWFSSHYHGGVHDEKSVARHTVNLLTSTIKVDADQSDLRFCFRIISPTKNYTLQAESAMDQMDWIEKITGVIASLLSSQSPERRLLLSPKGSGHHRTNSESSSFSSSTELEHSISEDCMMEKIAGSGYFEHSSRVTQHHRTSMRPDKPIELLRKVAGNDICADCGATEPDWASLNLGVLLCIECSGVHRNLGVHISKVRSLTLDVRVWEPSVINLFQSLGNTFANTIWEEILPSASSVDHSETSRADEIENTPSTLIVSKPKHSDPIAVKEKFIHAKYAEKEFVRKHNMEDTQLAQQMWDNVSSNNKMGVYSLIVGSNADVNLTYGQTSFNSALTLGKALLLQEQTGSPSNGSSRCFDRGALEKISPRGSLSPASTSARVDELDGCVEGLSLLHLACRVADIGMVELLLQYGASVNSTDSRGRTPLHHSILKGRRVFAKLLLSRGADSQATDGEGRTALQYAIDSGTIDDEEILVLLEDPGR, from the exons ATGCATTTCGCCAGGCTCGATGACTCGCCCATGTTCCGGAAGCAG ATGCAATCAATTGAAGAAGGAGCTGAGTTGCTGCGAGAGAGATGCTTAAAGTTTCACAAAGGTTGCCGCAAATACAC TGAGGGGCTAGGGGAAGCATATGATGGAGATATTGCGTTCGCAAGTTCATTGGAAGCATTTGGAGGTGGTCACAATGATCCGATCAGTGTTGCCTTCGGAG GACCTGTTATGACTAAATTTACAATTGCCTTGAGAGAAATTGGAACATACAAGGAAGTTTTGCGCTCCCAG GTTGAGAATATGCTAAATGACAAGCTGCTACAGTTTGTGGACATTGATTTGCATGATGTGAAG GATGCCCGAAAGCGTTTTGACAAGGCTAGCCTTCTGTATGACCAG GCTCGCGAGAGGTATTTATCCTTGAAGAAAGGCACAAGAGCAGACATAGCAACTTCTGTTGAGGAT GAGCTCCATAGCGCCAGATCTTCATTTGAGCAAGCTCGTTTCAACCTG GTCACCACACTTTCAAATATTGAGGCAAAGAAAAGGTTTGAGTTTTTGGAGGCTGTTAGTGGGACAATGGATGCACATCTTCGTTATTTCAAACAA GGATATGAATTACTCCATCAGATGGAACCATATATCAATCAA GTTCTTGCTTATGCACAGCAATCAAGAGAAAGGTCTAACTATGAGCAAGCAGCTCTTGTAGAGAGGATGCAAGAATTCAAAAGGCAAATTGATCGGGAAAGTCGGTGGTCACCAAATAGCATGACTGATTCACCTAATGGTGATGGAATACAAGCAATTGGTAGAAGTTCGCATAAGATGATTGACGCGGTCATGCAGTCAGCTTCAAAGGGCAAG GTTCAGACCATTCGGCAAGGCTATCTCTCAAAGCGATCTTCAAATTTGAGAGGTGACTGGAAAAGGAGGTTCTTTGTCCTTGATAATCGAGGAATGTTATACTATTATCGCAAGCAGAATAGTAGACCATCC AGTGGTTATTCTAACCAGCGAAGTAGCACTCCCACTGAGCATGGTTCTGGGTTGCTCAGCAGATGGTTCTCTTCTCATTATCATGGTGGTGTACATGATGAGAAGTCTGTTGCACGACATACAGTAAACCTGCTAACATCAACCATTAAAGTTGACGCAGACCAATCAGATCTAAGGTTCTGCTTCAGAATAATTTCACCCACAAAAAACTACACATTGCAG GCAGAGAGTGCAATGGATCAGATGGATTGGATTGAAAAGATCACTGGTGTCATTGCTTCATTGTTAAGCTCCCAATCCCCTGAGCGG CGTCTACTGCTGAGCCCTAAGGGCAGTGGTCATCATCGAACAAACAGTGAAAGTAGTTCTTTCAGCAGCTCAACAGAACTTGAACATTCTATCAGTGAAGATTGTATGATGGAAAAAATCGCAGGAAGTGGGTATTTTGAGCACTCTTCTAGAGTCACACAACATCACCGAACTAGCATGAGACCTGATAAGCCAATTGAATTGCTTAGAAAGGTGGCAGGCAATGATATTTGTGCTGATTGTGGTGCTACAGAGCCTGATTGGGCATCCCTAAACCTCGGTGTTCTTCTATGCATTGAATGTTCTGGTGTACATAGAAATCTTGGCGTGCATATATCTAAG GTAAGGTCTCTTACACTTGATGTCAGGGTGTGGGAGCCATCTGTAATCAATCTCTTCCAATCTTTAGGCAACACATTTGCCAATACTATCTGGGAAGAAATATTACCTTCCGCAAGCAGTGTTGATCATAGTGAAACTTCAAG GGCCGATGAAATTGAGAACACACCAAGTACCTTGATTGTCAGCAAGCCTAAACACTCGGATCCTATTGCTGTGAAGGAGAAATTTATTCATGCCAAG TATGCTGAAAAAGAATTTGTACGGAAGCATAACATGGAAGATACTCAGCTAGCACAGCAGATGTGGGACAATGTAAGTTCAAACAACAAGATGGGGGTGTACAGTCTGATAGTGGGATCAAACGCCGATGTGAATTTAACTTACGGGCAGACATCATTCAATTCGGCTTTGACTCTTGGAAAAGCGCTGCTATTACAAGAGCAAACAGGTTCTCCATCAAATGGTAGTTCAAGATGTTTTGATCGTGGCGCCCTTGAGAAGATTTCTCCCAGGGGTTCTCTTTCTCCTGCGAGCACTAGTGCACGTGTAGACGAATTAGATGGCTGCGTCGAGGGATTATCTCTGCTTCATCTAGCATGCCGTGTTGCGGATATAGGCATGGTTGAACTACTCTTGCAGTATGGTGCCAGCGTGAATTCTACAGATTCTAGAGGTCGAACACCGCTTCATCACAGCATTTTGAAAGGAAGGCGCGTGTTTGCCAAGCTGCTCCTTTCCAG GGGTGCTGATTCTCAAGCCACTGATGGCGAAGGTAGAACAGCATTACAGTATGCTATCGACAGTGGAACTATCGATGATGAGGAGATTCTTGTTTTGTTAGAAGACCCAGGTAGATAG